Proteins encoded together in one Venturia canescens isolate UGA chromosome 10, ASM1945775v1, whole genome shotgun sequence window:
- the LOC122417565 gene encoding high-affinity choline transporter 1-like has protein sequence MVVYVPGIAGVLVFYAAVLGVGVWAATKKRKKNRNGQDDMILANRGLGLVLGVFTLIATWVGGGFVNGTAEAMYIKGLAWCQVPIGYSLSLLFGAMLFAKPMRKAEYVTMLDPFQQRYGARVGGLLFLPALLGDIFWCSSVLKALGNSLSIVAGLDPNISVCASAVFVAIYTVFGGLYSIACTDALQLACIVFGLAVATPYAILNPAVSLDKQIMKEDGWLGEIKNADLAMWLDSMLLLIFGGIPWQGYFQRILSIRSTAVVRTLSIASMFGCLAVAVPSAMIGVVARATDWSMVEGFNKTILSPDGNAILPIVLRYLTPQWVGFLGLGSISAAVMSSADSSILASSSMFSRNIYRLAIRPKATEKELDWILRISVLIVSLLSAGVALTVGSVYYLSHLCSDLVYVVLFPQLLAVVHWPSMVDTYGCLAGYLVAVVLRISGGERGLGIPAFIHFPYYDIETQTQKSPFRTTVMMTALFTQLIVSSLTRNLLGKGYCPRCCDPLGVYSPGKSKEQLGVVQSSSGAALIDATLNETSTYHGSSGTPDEDSVDHCSRGTEGSDHYQGIEDHNDIGFRSVNGSAVHKANRSLQNLQNLQSTIHTPGRTRSNIPLTPSIHSDGQILGVRNLQNSITGSVHVPNEINGTHVPLRIVNPTATPGSASLMGTPAYGKLTNFEKIRDIDRIVDRSSLELNLNLNNQETPGIVKKNVMGVKLIGMEGGTLRRPSLQGTFSPTPSVELVNILDRRQSGGSYGPSSLSPVPGVEACKTHGTAVGGQAGNENCRIKRGIVRHHSFNDTGDRALTTLARQPNYPSMPLRSEDSRLTLMKKDKKPNGVIVRHSSVADEKGLSGRGLVLSPTYSMYGSAVKNSNYFVADDEAVSRF, from the exons ATGGTGGTTTACGTGCCAGGGATCGCTGGGgtcctcgttttttatgccGCTGTCCTTGGGGTCGGCGTCTGGGCTGCgacgaagaagagaaaaaaaaatcgaaacggACAAGATGATATGATTCTTGCTAATCGAGGATTGGGTCTAGTCCTCGGTGTATTTACCCTCATTG CGACATGGGTTGGCGGAGGATTCGTGAATGGTACTGCCGAAGCGATGTATATCAAAGGCTTGGCCTGGTGCCAAGTTCCCATAGGTTACAGcctttctcttcttttcg GAGCAATGTTGTTCGCAAAGCCAATGAGGAAGGCCGAGTACGTGACGATGCTGGATCCTTTTCAACAACGTTACGGTGCAAGAGTCGGCGGATTACTGTTTCTTCCGGCTCTCCTAGGTGACATATTCTGGTGCAGCTCCGTACTCAAAGCACTTGGCAATTCGTTGTCCATCGTCGCTGGTCTTGATCCCAACATTAGCGTTTGCGCATCAGCCGTCTTCGTTGCGAT ATACACCGTTTTTGGAGGACTTTATTCGATCGCTTGTACCGACGCGTTACAGTTAGCGTGTATAGTCTTTGGTTTAGCGGTTGCAACCCCTTATGCCATACTCAACCCCGCTGTATCTTTGGACAAACAAATAATGAAGGAAGATGGTTGGCTgggcgaaataaaaaacgctGACCTCGCGATGTGGCTCGACAGCATGCTTCTTCTCATTTTTGGTGGGATACCTTGGCAG GGATACTTTCAACGTATACTAAGCATCAGGAGCACCGCAGTCGTGAGGACCTTGTCAATCGCTTCGATGTTCGGCTGCCTCGCTGTTGCTGTACCTTCCGCAATGATCGGAGTAGTCGCTAGAGCCACAGACTGGTCGATGGTCGAAGGTTTCAATAAGACCATCCTGTCGCCGGATGGTAACGCCATTTTACCCATCGTCCTACGCTACTTGACACCTCAATGGGTTGGTTTCTTGG GTCTCGGATCGATATCAGCCGCGGTCATGTCATCAGCGGATTCTAGCATCCTCGCAAGTAGTTCCATGTTTTCCCGAAACATTTACAGACTCGCCATCAGGCCGAAA GCTACGGAAAAAGAGCTGGACTGGATCCTCAGAATTTCTGTTCTCATTGTCTCGTTGCTATCCGCCGGAGTTGCACTCACCGTTGGCAGTGTTTACTACTTATC TCATTTGTGCTCGGATCTTGTCTACGTCGTTCTCTTTCCACAACTTCTGGCGGTTGTTCATTGGCCGTCTATGGTCGACACCTACGGCTGCTTAGCCGGATACTTGGTTGCCGTTGTTCTGCGAATTTCCG GTGGTGAGCGAGGACTGGGAATTCCGGCTTTCATTCACTTCCCTTATTACGAcattgagacccaaactcaaAAATCTCCGTTCCGAACGACCGTTATGATGACCGCGCTTTTCACACAACTGATCGTGAGCTCGTTGACGAGGAATCTTCTTGGAAAAGGCTACTGTCCGCGTTGCTGTGATCCTTTGGGGGTTTATTCGCCTGGCAAGTCAAAAGAACAATTGGGCGTTGTACAGAGCAGTTCCGGTGCAGCTTTGATCGATGCGACGCTCAAC GAAACGAGCACGTACCACGGTTCGAGTGGAACACCGGATGAGGATTCTGTCGATCATTGCAGTCGGGGAACCGAAGGATCCGATCATTACCAGGGAATAGAGGATCACAATGACATCGGCTTCAGAAGCGTGAATGGCAGTGCGGTTCACAAAGCGAATCGGAGTCTTCAGAATCTTCAAAATCTTCAAAGTACGATTCACACGCCAGGACGCACGCGCTCGAACATTCCACTAACGCCGAGTATTCATTCGGACGGTCAGATATTGGGAGTGAGAAATCTACAAAATTCCATCACAGGTTCGGTCCACGTTCCAAACGAGATTAACGGCACTCACGTCCCATTACGGATCGTTAATCCAACGGCTACTCCCGGGAGCGCGTCTCTCATGGGGACTCCGGCTTATGGGAAActtacaaattttgaaaaaattcgagacatcGATAGGATCGTTGATCGAAGCTCTTTGGAGCTCAACTTGAATTTAAATAATCAGGAAACACCTGGAATTGTCAAGAAGAATGTTATGGGCGTGAAGCTGATTGGAATGGAGGGTGGAACACTGAGAAGACCCTCTCTGCAG GGAACTTTTTCACCTACGCCATCGGTAGAGTTGGTCAACATTCTCGACAGACGGCAAAGCGGAGGGTCCTATGGTCCCAGTTCTTTGTCCCCGGTGCCGGGCGTTGAAGCTTGCAAGACGCATGGAACCGCGGTAGGGGGACAAGCCGGCAACGAAAATTGTAGAATCAAGCGAGGGATCGTTAGGCATCACAG CTTCAACGACACGGGCGATCGGGCTTTGACGACTCTAGCGAGGCAACCGAATTATCCTTCTATGCCGCTTCGCTCGGAAGATTCTCGTCTGACGCtaatgaaaaaagataaaaaaccgAACGGAGTTATAGTCCGTCATTCATCGGTGGCCGATGAAAAAGGACTTTCTGGCCGCGGATTGGTGCTCAGTCCAACTTACAGCATGTACGGATCAGCGGTAAAGAACAGCAATTATTTCGTTGCCGACGATGAGGCCGTCAGTCGATTTTAA